The nucleotide sequence ACATAGACTTATCGGTTTTATGTGGGAATTCTATTGGGAAATAAATCCTACTAATGGAGTTATCCAATTCTATGATTTGACAAATGAGTTTTCAGTCAAAAAGATACGCAGTGATATAGCTAATTTTGTGCTAACAGATAGTAAAATCTATTTTGCAAGTCATTTTGATAGTAAAATAGGAGCGTTGGATAAAGTTACCAAAAAACTCACTTGGGAGTATGACTTTCAAAAAGAGGAAGGTGCAGAACCGAGAATTATCGAGCTTCAAGGTAATGAAAACCTATTAGGAGCGTTAAGTTCTCAAGGAACTTTATATATTTTTGAAAACTGAGATATAATGGACAAAAATGATTGAAGTGCTTAAATTTAAAAGTTGGGGAGAAAATGCTATCAAACAAATAGGTAGAGATGAAGGCTTTTTAAAACAACACCTAATGTATCTTTCTCAAACAAATGACTTAAACAAACTGCATTACATTTTTGACGTTAATAAATTCTCTAATAGAGAGAAAATATTAGAACAATTCAAAATCTCTACTGTCCAAAGCGATAAATGAGATTAAGTTTAAAGGTATGAAATGGGTTTTTATAAGTAGAAAATGAAAAAGGATAGGCTACATCCATTTGCCAATTGTTAAAGGCAAACCCTGCTCCTATGGATAGGAACTTTCGGTCGCCTTTGTCCTTGTGTTGGTAGAAGAACCCTGAGCGCAAGAAAAACGATTGGTTATACTTGTATTCTAAACCTATTGCCCAATTAATCTCGTGAAACTCTTCACGAAAACCATTAGGAGCATCGTAGAAAGAGGTTATTAAGGCTTCTATAATATCTTTGTCGGGGACACCTTGCTCATTAGGGGTAGGCACAAGGTATTTCTGTGCTTCTATCGAGAGTTCCCACTCGTTATAACTATCGGTTTGCAATAAAAAACCTGCTCCTAATTTCAGTTGGGTGGGAAGATAGAAAGACCTGCCCAAGTCGTCGTACTTCACCTTTGTTCCTACATTAGAAAGTTGGAATCCCCAAGTGTATCGGTATAACAAACTACTAATAAAGTGTTCTTGTGAATAGAAATAGCCTGCTATATCAAAAGCTAATGCTCGGGCAACACTCTTCCCTTGCGAAGGAATAGATAGTTGTGAGCTTAAAAAACGAGAGGTAACCCCCATTGCGAACGATTGACTTAATTGCAAACTATAAGAGCCCTCCAATGAAAGCTCAGTAGGCTTGAAAGTGCCTAACATATATGATTGTTGCCCTATGTCTTGGGTTAAGTTCACATCACCGATACTGAAATATGAGAAATTTGCTCCGAAAGCATCGCGTATTCTCTTTTTGTAAAAAGTAATCCCCCCTAAAAACACATCGCGCACAGCTCTATGGGTGAAGGGCATATAATTAATGGCTACTGCTGAAGAAGTAGGTAGAAAGATATATTTGGAAGCATTCACTCTTTGAGAAAATACATCGGGAGAGGAAGCTACCCCTACTTCTCCTTTTCCTGCTGATATAGCATCAGAATTAAGAATTAAGAACGGAAAAGCGGTAGAAATAGACTTTTCTTCTTGACAAAAGAGGGGTGTTTTCGCAAACAGAAACACACAGAGGAAACAAAATAACCGAGTGCAGTTCATTTTAATAGTATTTTTGCAAAGATACATCAAATAGTTGAATTATACAATTTTTTGTAAAAGAGGAGGGGGAAATTAGCAAATTAGGTGCGAGCCGCACAGGCAGTGTGAGCCACACGGGCAGTCGTAGCACGACGGGCTATTAACTTTGGCAAAGTGTACACCCCTAAAAGTGAAACACCTGAGCTATCAAAAAGAAACGAAGCAATTCGGAAGAGAGAAGGGAGAGGTTTTGGTGAAAAAAGGCTGTAAGGAGGGTGGGGGTAGCTTATAGAGAGCTTATAGGAAGCTTATACGAATCTTGGACGATTGGTATAGAAAGGGTATATAAATAATTGATTAATAGTGTGATACAACAACGCTAAAAATGTTAAAAACGGGGTTTCGAGGCGAAAGAAAGAGGAAGGATAAGAGTCGCACAGACAGGTGTGAATCATAGGGTAGGGGGGATTAGCAGATTTTTTAGTTCTTAGAGGGTTAAGAATGACATATTAGACTTAAAAAAGTAAATGTTTTTTAGGTTTATTCTGTAAAAAGTATTACTTTTGTAGCCGTTTTAGAAT is from Capnocytophaga ochracea DSM 7271 and encodes:
- a CDS encoding 6-bladed beta-propeller, producing MDSSSPDMIKMTLDNCLSWQFPLHSIPNNPHNDNYNKEADWEVKKLIGVLEGKLWIALNHHTIIELDIATGALVHQIHTIANFHCSWLPSAIPLSEATQIDEKTHRLIGFMWEFYWEINPTNGVIQFYDLTNEFSVKKIRSDIANFVLTDSKIYFASHFDSKIGALDKVTKKLTWEYDFQKEEGAEPRIIELQGNENLLGALSSQGTLYIFEN
- the porV gene encoding type IX secretion system outer membrane channel protein PorV; its protein translation is MNCTRLFCFLCVFLFAKTPLFCQEEKSISTAFPFLILNSDAISAGKGEVGVASSPDVFSQRVNASKYIFLPTSSAVAINYMPFTHRAVRDVFLGGITFYKKRIRDAFGANFSYFSIGDVNLTQDIGQQSYMLGTFKPTELSLEGSYSLQLSQSFAMGVTSRFLSSQLSIPSQGKSVARALAFDIAGYFYSQEHFISSLLYRYTWGFQLSNVGTKVKYDDLGRSFYLPTQLKLGAGFLLQTDSYNEWELSIEAQKYLVPTPNEQGVPDKDIIEALITSFYDAPNGFREEFHEINWAIGLEYKYNQSFFLRSGFFYQHKDKGDRKFLSIGAGFAFNNWQMDVAYPFSFSTYKNPFHTFKLNLIYRFGQ